A genomic segment from Nicotiana tabacum cultivar K326 chromosome 9, ASM71507v2, whole genome shotgun sequence encodes:
- the LOC107828496 gene encoding protein SUPPRESSOR OF MAX2 1A-like, translated as MRAGLSTIQQTLTAEAAAVLNHSISEAGRRNHGQTTPLHVAATLLSSPTGFLRQACIRSHPNSSHPLQCRALELCFSVALERLPTAQNMPSGTEPPISNALMAALKRAQAHQRRGCPEQQQQPLLAVKVELEQLIISILDDPSVSRVMREASFSSPAVKATIEQSLTQSVSTPLNHNCLTASPGFLGGARNNNSNDVTLATFNTSLGSSRNMYLNPKLQLQHQGGGLGGGGGLGVGGLGNLQRSEEVKRVLEILLRSKKRNPVLVGEREPESVVKEVLRKIEKGELGEGVLKNLQIVQMEKELDKNEIVNKIKELVGIIEGKISSGGVILDLGDLKWLVEQQQQQPAMVSEIGKAAVAEMGKLLTRFREGNNRLWLIGTATCETYLRCQVYHSTMENDWDLQAVPIASRSPHPGIFPRLGNERILGNSLDPMNPLKSFSATPVPALLRRLPENSNPRLRTSCCPQCKEKFEHELAKLVSEFENSSAEEAKSESPRPQLPQWLQNAKLKNDTKVTTLSQSKDQGLLQQKTQELQKKWNDTCLQLHPNFQHNVGHERTMVSPVLSMPGLYNPNLLLRQPLQPKLQPSRTLGVSLQLNTTQMASQPPEKAATSPPRSPVRTDLVLGQKPNETTGEKTLEAQAKDFLSCISSVPQNKLLDKFASALDADTFKRLLKGLMEKAWWQRDASSSVASAVSRCRLGNGRQRGGASKGDIWLLFTGPDRFAKRKMASVLAEQMCGNSPIMICLGSRRDDEESDVGFRGKTAVDRIAEAVRRNPLSVIMLEDIDEANVLVRGNIKRAMDRGRLTDSHGREISLGNVIFILTGNWSAMSPESYSNEYLMEEKKLVSLASSNWQLKLTMGEKSAKRRASWLHDEDRLTRPRKELNLGLAFDLNEAADFEDYRTDGSHNSSDLTVEHEEEPGLENRRFSVASVPHELVSSVDDTIQFKPIEYPFARREIKKTISTKFSMVVDDKVSIEVEDDIVDRILGGLFCGRTSLEQWVEKVLGPSFDQIQPRLSSSDENIIVRLQLELHTDSNVHSNGECLPSKVTIVEDGQ; from the exons ATGAGGGCAGGTTTGAGTACGATTCAACAAACGTTAACGGCAGAGGCAGCAGCCGTACTAAACCACTCAATATCCGAAGCCGGTCGGCGTAACCATGGTCAAACGACGCCGTTACACGTGGCAGCAACCTTACTCTCTTCACCCACCGGATTTCTCCGTCAAGCCTGTATCCGTTCACACCCTAATTCATCTCACCCGCTCCAGTGCAGAGCGTTGGAGCTTTGCTTCAGCGTCGCGCTGGAGCGGTTACCTACTGCACAAAATATGCCATCGGGGACTGAGCCCCCGATTTCTAATGCGCTTATGGCCGCTTTAAAGCGGGCACAAGCGCATCAACGTAGAGGTTGTCctgaacaacaacaacagccgCTTTTAGCTGTTAAAGTTGAATTAGAACAATTGATTATATCTATTCTAGATGATCCTAGTGTGAGTCGTGTTATGCGTGAGGCTAGTTTTTCTAGCCCAGCTGTTAAGGCAACAATTGAACAATCGTTGACACAATCTGTGTCGACTCCGTTGAATCATAATTGTCTTACTGCTTCTCCCGGTTTTCTTGGTGGTGCTCGCAATAACAATAGTAATGATGTTACTTTGGCTACTTTTAATACTTCTCTTGGTAGTTCTCGCAATATGTACTTGAATCCCAAGTTGCAGTTACAGCATCAGGGTGGGGGTTTGGGTGGAGGGGGTGGGTTAGGGGTAGGGGGATTGGGGAATTTACAAAGGAGTGAAGAAGTGAAAAGGGTGTTGGAAATTTTGTTGAGAAGTAAGAAAAGGAACCCGGTTTTAGTTGGGGAAAGAGAGCCGGAAAGTGTGGTGAAAGAGGTTTTAAGGAAGATTGAGAAAGGGGAATTGGGAGAAGGGGTTTTGAAGAATTTACAAATTGTTCAAATGGAGAAGGAATTAGATAAAAACGAGATAGTGAACAAGATTAAGGAATTGGTAGGGATAATTGAGGGGAAAATTAGTAGTGGTGGAGTGATTCTTGATTTGGGCGATTTGAAATGGCTGGTtgagcaacagcagcaacaaccaGCTATGGTTTCTGAGATTGGAAAAGCAGCAGTGGCTGAAATGGGAAAGTTATTAACGCGATTTCGAGAGGGTAATAATAGATTATGGTTGATTGGTACAGCAACTTGTGAGACTTATTTGAGGTGTCAAGTTTATCATTCTACTATGGAAAATGATTGGGATCTTCAAGCTGTTCCTATTGCTTCAAGATCTCCTCATCCCGGAATATTTCCAAG GCTTGGAAAtgaaagaattcttggaaatTCCTTGGATCCTATGAATCCACTGAAGAGCTTTAGCGCCACCCCAGTGCCTGCGTTGCTGAGGCGTTTACCtgagaattcaaatccgagattgaGGACGTCGTGTTGTCCCCAGTGCAAGGAGAAGTTTGAACACGAGTTGGCAAAACTTGTATCCGAGTTTGAGAATTCATCTGCTGAAGAAGCTAAATCAGAATCTCCTCGACCTCAGTTGCCTCAGTGGTTGCAAAATGCCAAGCTAAAGAATGATACTAAAGTAACTACTCTGTCGCAG AGTAAGGATCAAGGACTTTTGCAGCAGAAGACTCAAGAACTGCAAAAGAAGTGGAACGATACATGCTTGCAACTTCATCCTAATTTCCAGCACAATGTTGGTCATGAAAGAACAATGGTATCACCTGTTCTCTCTATGCCGGGGTTGTATAACCCGAACCTGCTTTTGCGTCAACCTTTACAGCCTAAGCTACAACCGAGCAGAACCCTGGGAGTGAGCCTGCAACTGAACACCACCCAAATGGCTAGCCAACCACCGGAAAAGGCAGCGACTAGTCCTCCACGCAGCCCTGTTAGGACTGACTTGGTTCTAGGGCAAAAACCGAATGAAACTACCGGTGAGAAAACTTTGGAAGCTCAAGCGAAGGACTTCCTCAGCTGCATATCTTCTGTGCCTCAGAACAAGTTACTTGACAAATTTGCTAGTGCATTAGATGCTGATACCTTTAAAAGGCTTCTCAAGGGTCTAATGGAAAAAGCGTGGTGGCAGCGAGATGCATCCTCTTCTGTAGCTTCCGCTGTGTCAAGGTGCAGATTGGGGAACGGGAGACAGCGCGGTGGTGCATCAAAGGGTGACATATGGCTGTTATTCACTGGTCCCGACAGATTTGCCAAGAGAAAGATGGCATCAGTTCTTGCTGAGCAAATGTGCGGAAACAGTCCTATAATGATATGCCTTGGTTCACGACGAGATGATGAAGAGTCCGATGTAGGTTTCCGTGGCAAAACAGCTGTAGACCGTATCGCAGAGGCTGTTAGGAGGAATCCACTTTCAGTTATTATGCTCGAGGATATTGATGAAGCAAATGTGCTAGTTCGTGGAAACATAAAACGAGCCATGGACAGAGGTAGGCTTACCGATTCACATGGCCGTGAGATAAGTCTAGGCAATGTTATATTCATCCTTACTGGAAATTGGTCTGCAATGAGCCCCGAGAGCTACAGCAATGAGTATTTGATGGAAGAAAAGAAACTCGTCTCGCTAGCTAGTTCCAATTGGCAGTTAAAGTTAACAATGGGTGAAAAGAGTGCTAAGCGACGAGCGAGTTGGTTGCATGATGAAGACAGGCTTACAAGACCTAGAAAAGAATTGAATCTAGGACTTGCATTCGATCTTAACGAAGCAGCAGATTTTGAGGATTATAGAACTGATGGATCTCACAATTCGAGTGATCTAACTGTTGAGCACGAAGAAGAACCCGGCCTTGAAAACAGGCGATTCTCAGTTGCATCAGTTCCTCACGAACTCGTCAGTTCAGTGGACGATACCATACAATTCAAGCCGATTGAATATCCCTTTGCTCGACGTGAGATCAAGAAAACAATAAGCACGAAATTCTCAATGGTCGTCGATGACAAGGTCTCAATCGAAGTGGAAGACGATATAGTAGATCGGATACTAGGTGGATTATTCTGTGGTCGGACAAGCCTAGAACAATGGGTTGAGAAAGTTTTAGGGCCAAGTTTCGATCAAATCCAGCCGCGTCTATCTTCTTCCGACGAGAACATTATCGTTCGACTTCAGCTTGAACTGCATACAGACTCCAATGTCCATAGCAATGGAGAATGTCTGCCTAGTAAAGTCACAATAGTGGAAGATGGGCAGTAG